From a region of the uncultured Desulfatiglans sp. genome:
- a CDS encoding putative NADH oxidase (Evidence 3 : Putative function from multiple computational evidences) encodes MQFPHLFSPVSINGMNLQNRIVMTAMHLGYTPEGTVTDRLIDFYVPRARSGVGLIIVGGCPIDEYAGMANMICLHEDRFLPGLERLTSAVHDAGGRIAAQLYQAGRYTHSAMIGGRQPFSASAVRSRLTGETPRALDLAEIPEVQEHFAEAAVRARKAGFDAVEILGSAGYLISQFFSPLTNLREDRYGGSLENRMRFGVEVVEKVRRAVGPDYPIIMRLAGNDFMEGGNGNAEARAFAAALEKAGVDLFNVTGGWHETRVPQLTMHVPRAGYVYLAQGVKSAVGVPVLASNRINDPETAEEVLRSGGVDLVTMARGLLADPELPRKAREGKAHLIDHCIGCNQGCFDSIFSFRPATCLVNPQAGMEGQWRAEPAAQPKRVVVIGGGPAGMKCARTAAERGHEVILFEKADRLGGQLLLNRLIPGRGEMVTAARDLAAHLAELPVDVRLGQAADVAAVKEIRPDAVVIATGARPMKPPIPGIERPDVVQSWDLLDGRAGVGRRVVVIGGNAVGLETALYLASIGTLPPEVLHFLMANRAESVETLLNGIDRGIKEVVVVEMLKKAGKDIGQSTRWTVMAELKRLGVTVLTGAKAVAIGDGFVEIEKDGEAEQLQADSVVLAAGSRAERGLAAALEGLVPEIYVIGDASEPRKALDATREGFRTGLKL; translated from the coding sequence ATGCAATTCCCCCATCTTTTTTCCCCTGTAAGCATCAACGGCATGAATCTTCAGAACCGGATCGTCATGACGGCCATGCACCTCGGATACACCCCCGAGGGCACCGTGACGGACCGGCTGATCGATTTCTATGTCCCGAGGGCCCGGAGCGGTGTGGGCCTGATCATCGTAGGAGGGTGCCCGATCGACGAATACGCCGGCATGGCGAACATGATCTGCCTTCACGAAGACCGCTTTCTGCCTGGGCTCGAGCGGCTGACCTCGGCGGTGCACGATGCGGGCGGCAGGATTGCGGCCCAGCTCTACCAGGCGGGGCGCTACACCCATTCGGCTATGATCGGCGGGAGACAGCCGTTTTCCGCCTCGGCCGTCCGCTCCCGGCTGACCGGAGAGACCCCGCGCGCGCTCGACCTGGCGGAGATCCCGGAGGTGCAGGAGCATTTCGCCGAAGCGGCGGTCCGGGCGCGGAAGGCGGGGTTCGACGCCGTGGAGATCCTCGGGAGCGCCGGTTATCTGATCAGCCAGTTCTTTTCCCCGCTCACCAACCTGCGCGAAGACCGCTACGGGGGGTCGCTCGAAAACCGGATGCGCTTCGGGGTGGAGGTGGTCGAGAAGGTGCGGCGCGCGGTAGGCCCGGACTACCCGATCATCATGCGGCTGGCGGGGAATGATTTCATGGAGGGCGGGAACGGGAACGCAGAGGCGCGCGCTTTTGCGGCGGCTTTGGAGAAGGCGGGCGTGGACCTTTTCAATGTGACGGGCGGATGGCACGAGACGCGCGTCCCCCAGCTCACCATGCACGTCCCGCGGGCGGGCTACGTGTATCTCGCCCAGGGCGTGAAATCGGCCGTCGGCGTGCCGGTCCTGGCGAGCAACCGTATCAACGACCCGGAGACGGCCGAAGAGGTCCTGCGCAGCGGCGGGGTCGATCTCGTCACCATGGCGCGGGGCCTGCTGGCCGATCCCGAACTGCCGCGGAAGGCGCGCGAAGGAAAGGCTCATCTGATCGATCACTGCATCGGTTGCAACCAGGGATGCTTCGACAGCATCTTCAGCTTCCGCCCGGCGACGTGCCTGGTGAACCCGCAGGCCGGGATGGAGGGGCAATGGCGCGCCGAGCCCGCCGCGCAGCCGAAACGCGTGGTGGTGATCGGCGGCGGCCCCGCCGGCATGAAGTGCGCCCGCACAGCGGCCGAGCGCGGGCACGAGGTCATCCTCTTCGAAAAGGCTGACCGGTTGGGCGGGCAGCTGCTGCTGAACCGACTCATCCCGGGGCGGGGCGAGATGGTGACGGCGGCCAGGGACCTGGCGGCGCATCTGGCCGAGCTGCCGGTCGACGTCCGTTTGGGGCAGGCCGCCGATGTCGCGGCGGTCAAGGAGATCCGCCCGGATGCGGTTGTCATCGCCACGGGCGCCAGGCCCATGAAGCCGCCGATCCCCGGCATCGAGCGGCCCGATGTAGTGCAGTCCTGGGATCTGCTGGATGGCAGGGCTGGCGTCGGCCGGCGGGTGGTGGTCATCGGGGGCAACGCCGTCGGCCTTGAGACCGCCCTGTACCTCGCGAGCATAGGGACCTTGCCGCCCGAGGTGCTCCACTTCCTGATGGCGAACCGGGCCGAGAGCGTCGAAACGCTCCTGAACGGCATCGACCGGGGGATCAAGGAAGTCGTGGTGGTGGAGATGCTTAAAAAGGCCGGCAAGGACATCGGCCAGTCCACCCGCTGGACCGTCATGGCGGAGCTGAAGCGCCTCGGGGTCACGGTCCTGACCGGAGCGAAGGCGGTGGCGATCGGCGACGGGTTCGTGGAGATCGAAAAGGACGGGGAAGCTGAGCAGCTGCAGGCCGATTCAGTCGTCC
- a CDS encoding hypothetical protein (Evidence 5 : Unknown function), translated as MVFFANLGVNLHVCLCGDHQVASAQTLDFLDIGQTGTRPAGVGLSTRSV; from the coding sequence ATGGTCTTTTTTGCCAATCTCGGCGTCAATCTGCACGTTTGCTTGTGCGGCGACCACCAGGTCGCCTCCGCGCAAACGCTTGATTTCCTTGATATTGGCCAAACCGGGACCCGCCCCGCAGGGGTGGGACTGAGCACGCGCAGTGTGTAA
- a CDS encoding conserved hypothetical protein (Evidence 4 : Unknown function but conserved in other organisms), translated as MARPSNSIYLILCILSLCMMGSAWGRSGPLEAIESPFLRVHYEPGLEERAREVLSAYPAANAELEAVFGWRLKTPPEVLLTADRAAFERSTQSGVIVAFAVPARNLIVMECSRGFEKPFSLETILKHEMCHLLLHSRITEVPLPRWFDEGVCQWATDGVSEIVMDQRAGLLDQAVLSGRLIPLRHLEGGFPLEEYPLRLAYEQSKSVVLYIVERYGREALMRILASMASGADLEEVIERDFFLTPGRFEKEWRDDLRASVSWLSYLSGHLYEILFVLAALASVYAFVRAWIRKRRYLREMPDDPDDLTLH; from the coding sequence ATGGCGCGCCCCTCGAATTCTATTTACCTGATTCTCTGTATTCTCAGCCTCTGCATGATGGGGAGTGCGTGGGGGCGGAGCGGTCCGCTCGAGGCTATCGAATCCCCTTTCTTGCGGGTCCACTACGAGCCGGGCCTCGAAGAACGCGCCAGGGAGGTCCTTTCGGCATACCCGGCGGCGAACGCGGAACTGGAGGCCGTGTTCGGCTGGAGGTTGAAGACGCCTCCCGAAGTCCTGTTGACGGCCGACAGGGCGGCCTTCGAGCGCTCGACGCAGAGCGGGGTGATCGTGGCCTTCGCGGTCCCGGCGAGGAACCTGATCGTGATGGAGTGCTCCCGGGGCTTCGAGAAACCCTTCAGCCTCGAGACCATCCTCAAGCACGAGATGTGTCATCTGCTGCTGCACAGCCGGATCACGGAGGTCCCACTGCCGAGGTGGTTCGACGAAGGCGTCTGCCAGTGGGCGACCGACGGCGTCAGCGAGATCGTGATGGATCAGAGGGCGGGTCTGCTGGATCAGGCCGTGCTCTCCGGGCGCCTCATCCCGCTGCGCCACCTCGAAGGCGGATTCCCGCTGGAGGAGTATCCTCTCCGTTTGGCTTATGAGCAAAGCAAATCGGTTGTCCTCTATATCGTGGAGCGCTACGGGCGGGAGGCGCTGATGCGGATCCTCGCCTCGATGGCCTCCGGAGCGGATTTGGAGGAGGTGATCGAACGGGATTTTTTCCTGACGCCGGGGCGGTTCGAGAAGGAGTGGCGGGATGACCTGCGGGCCAGCGTGTCCTGGCTGAGCTACCTGAGCGGCCACCTCTACGAGATCCTCTTCGTCCTGGCTGCCCTCGCCTCTGTCTATGCGTTTGTGAGGGCATGGATAAGGAAAAGGCGTTATCTTCGCGAAATGCCGGATGATCCCGACGACCTCACGCTTCACTAG
- a CDS encoding conserved hypothetical protein (Evidence 4 : Unknown function but conserved in other organisms): MNRVKLMPATAMGIDRLREGEWKKFKSRNLLLLANQASLDRRLEPSWSVIAQTLPGRLKGLLGPQHGFGGEDQDNMVETPHARDEETGLPVYSLYAETRAPLPFMLEGVDCLMVDLQDVGTRVYTFASTLLNCMRAAAEAGVGVAVLDRPNPLGGRVIEGNLLQEDFFSFVGPARLPMRHGLTMGEMALLFKEAFSIECDLEIIAMGGWERRMLWSDTGLRWLMPSPNMPLFETALVYPGQVALEGTNLSEGRGTCRPFEIFGAPYIDRKAVLEALSPACRRGIRLQPFTFRPTFNKWHHQLCKGFMIHVLDPGLYEPYLTSLALIQSIAQVHPGDFAWKEPPYEYEYKKKPIDLIMGDDEFRKGLENGIPVSRLKERWHPDLSDYGEWRRPFLLYT, translated from the coding sequence ATGAACCGGGTAAAACTCATGCCAGCGACCGCTATGGGTATCGATCGCCTCCGCGAAGGCGAATGGAAGAAGTTCAAGAGCCGGAACCTGCTTCTCCTGGCCAACCAGGCCTCTTTGGACCGCCGCCTCGAACCGTCCTGGAGCGTCATCGCACAGACGCTCCCGGGGCGCCTCAAGGGGCTCCTCGGACCGCAGCACGGCTTCGGAGGAGAAGATCAGGACAACATGGTCGAAACCCCCCATGCCCGGGACGAGGAGACCGGTCTCCCGGTCTACAGCCTTTACGCCGAGACTCGGGCCCCGCTTCCCTTCATGCTCGAGGGGGTCGACTGCCTGATGGTCGATTTGCAGGACGTCGGGACAAGGGTCTACACCTTCGCCTCTACCCTGCTCAACTGCATGAGGGCGGCCGCCGAGGCCGGCGTCGGCGTGGCCGTCCTCGACCGGCCGAACCCCCTCGGGGGGCGGGTGATCGAAGGCAATCTCCTGCAGGAGGACTTCTTCTCGTTTGTCGGCCCGGCCCGACTCCCCATGCGCCACGGCTTGACCATGGGCGAGATGGCCCTTCTCTTCAAAGAGGCCTTCTCCATCGAGTGTGACCTCGAGATCATCGCCATGGGGGGCTGGGAGCGGCGGATGCTGTGGTCCGACACAGGTCTTCGCTGGCTCATGCCTTCACCCAATATGCCGCTCTTCGAAACGGCGCTTGTCTACCCCGGGCAGGTCGCCCTCGAGGGAACCAACCTGTCCGAAGGACGCGGAACGTGCCGCCCGTTCGAGATCTTCGGCGCCCCTTACATCGACCGGAAGGCGGTCCTGGAGGCCCTCAGCCCGGCATGCCGCCGGGGCATCCGCCTTCAGCCCTTCACCTTCCGCCCCACCTTCAACAAATGGCACCATCAACTGTGCAAAGGGTTCATGATCCACGTACTCGACCCCGGCCTCTACGAACCCTACCTCACCTCTCTCGCCCTCATCCAGAGCATTGCGCAGGTTCACCCAGGCGATTTTGCCTGGAAAGAGCCTCCCTATGAATACGAGTACAAAAAAAAGCCCATTGATTTGATCATGGGCGATGATGAATTCCGAAAAGGCCTGGAGAATGGCATCCCCGTCAGCCGGTTGAAGGAGCGCTGGCATCCGGATCTGTCCGATTA